The Mesoterricola silvestris sequence CGGCGTGATGGCGGTCATGGACCTGCCCGGGGGGGAGCGGGATCTCATCGTTGGCAAGGAGGCGGAAGAGCTGGGCCGGGCCCTCAGTTCCCCAGGATCCCCTTGAGCTGCTCCTCGGCGCTCTGCGCCGAGAGGGTGCTCCCTTCCAGTGAGCGGATCTGCTGCTGGGACAGGTCGATGCGGGGGCCGAAGGCCCGGTGGTGGAAGCGCCTGCAGAATTCCCGCACCGTGGCGTCCCGGTCCGGGCCGGGCGGCACCTGGAAGCGGCACAGCACCGTGCCCTGGGGGCTGTCCAGGCCCCCCTGGAGGCCGCCCCCGGCGATGGCCTCCACCGTCACCCGGAAGCCGGCGGGGTCCCGGGTGAAGCGGGGGGAGGAGGCCAGGAGCCCGGCGGCCTCCCGGGCCAGGGGGCCCACGGCCTGGATGTGGCAGGGAAGGCTCACCCCCAGGCGCCGCAGTTCGCCCCCGTCCCGCTGCAGCACGCCCGTGAGGGAGACCAGGGCCCCGGCCCGGTCGCCCCGCAGGGTCTGGGCCTTGGCCCGCAGGGCCAGCAGCTGGGTGTGGAGCACGGCGTATTCCGCGGGCAGCGCCGGTTCCGCGGCGCCCAGGGCCTCCAGGGCCCCCCGGGCGTCGCCCCGCTCCAGCCGCGCGGCGCCCAGGGCCAGGAGCAGGAAGCCCCGCTCCCGCTCGGCCATGGGCCCGGTGCGGCCCAGGAGCCGCCCGGCCTCGGCTTCCGCCACCCCGGGGCCGGCGATGCGCGGCAGGAGCACCTCGCCGCCGGGCAGTTCCGCCACGGCCTGGGGCGCCAGCACGCGCAGGGAGTGGCCCAGGCGGTCCGGGTTGGCCATGAGGAGGGTGCCGGCCCGGCGCCGCGCCAGGGCGGCTTCCACGGCGTGGCCGGCCATGCGCGCCAGGATGCCGGGGCGGCGCTTCCAGGGCGCGTAGCTCAGTTCCTCCCCGTCCCGGGCCAGGGCGTCCAGGAGGGCCTGGTACAGGAAGACCTGGGTGCCCGCCTCCCGCTGGCCGTCCCGGGCCGAGCCCGTGGCGTGCCGGTCGGGGCGCTCCCGCACGCGCCTGGCCACGGCCAGGGCCTCGTCGGTGGCCCCGCAGTACAGCAGGAGCCCGCCCGTGAGGATCTGGCGGGTGCTCCAGTGGGTTTCCGCGGCCAGGGGCCGGGAATGGAAGGCCCACTGGTGCATGCGCTTCACGGCGTCCATGGCTTCGGGGAGCCGCTGCTCCTCCAGGTAGAGGCCGGCCAGGTCGCCCCAGGGGTTGGTGACGGTGCCGGCCTGGAAGTGATCCGCGGCCTCCAGCAGGAGCTGCTCGGCCCGCGCCGTCTGGCCCAGGTGCCAGGCCCCGTCGGCGGCGTTGCGGATCAGGGTGCAGTCCCGGTCCTTGCCCGCGGCCTTCTCCAGGTCGTAGATCCGCATCTGGGTGGCGAAGGCCGCCTCGGGCCGGTCCGATTCGGCCTCCATGGCGGCCAGGGTGTTGAGGGCGTTGGCCACGTCCTTGGGGTCGCCCCCGGCCACGGCCTCGTCGATCTTGAGGCGGGCCTCGCGGTCGCGGCCCAGCTTCATGAGGGGCCAGGCGTGGTCCACGGGGCGCTTCTTCACGAACAGGCGGTCGTGGACGTCCAGGGTCCTGAGCGCGTCCTGGTAGCGCTCCATGCGGTACTGGGTGGAGGCCTGGAAGCCCAGCACGGAGCTGTAGTAGCCCGTGGGCGTCCCGGGGCCCCAGGCGCCGCCGTAGGCGCGCTCCAGCAGCTCCCGGGACCGGGTGAAGTAGTACAGGGCCCGGGGCAGGTCCCCGTCGGTGGAAAGGCACACCATGCCGATGACCTCGCAGGCCAGCCAGGAGTCCGGATGCCGGGCCAGGTAGGCCTTGGCGGCCTCCCGGGCCTCCAGGGGGTGGTGGTCCCGGTCCAGCATTTCGGCGAAGCGGGCCTCCTCCGGGGCGGGCCGGAACGGCGCGGCGAAGGCCGCGCACGCCACCAGGACCGCCGCCAGGGCGCGGAGCATCAGGCCCTCCCCCGCAGCGTGGCCCGGCTCAGGGCCTCCATGGGCTCCGCCAGGCAGGCCCGCACCACCTCGGCGGGGGAGGGCGCCCCGGGGCCCAGCTCCATGCGGTGCCCGAAGACCAGCGGCGCCAGCCACGCCACGTCCTCCCCGGAGACGAAGTCCCGGCCGCGCAGGGCCGCGGCGGCCTTGAGGGCGGGCACCAGGAGCACCAGGCTGCGGGTGGAGACCCCCTGCACCACCTGGGGGTGGCCGCGCAGGGCCCGGGCCAGGTCCACCAGGCAGTGGTTCACCGGTTCGGCCACGAAGACCCCCGTCTCCACCTGGGCGCGGGCCTCCAGGAGCTCGGCGCGGGTGACGGGGGGCCCCCCGGGTTCGGCCCGGCGCGCCAGGCGCGTGGCGAGCACCTGCAGTTCGGCCTCCCGGGAGATGTGGTCCATGCGGATCTTGAAGAGGAAGCGGTCCAGTTGGGGCAGCGGCAGGGGGTAGGTGCCCGCCACGTCCCGGGGGTTCTGGGTGGCGATGACGAAGAAGAGCTCGTCCAGGGGCCGGGTGACGTTGTCCACCGTCACCTGCTTCTCGGCCATGGCCTCCAGCATCGCGGCCTGCACCTTGGGGGAGGTGCGGTTGATCTCGTCGGCCAGCACCACGTGGGCGAAGAGCGGCCCAGGACGGAACGCGAAGTCGCCGGTGCCCGGTTCGAAGACCGAGACGCCGGTGATGTCCGAAGGCAGCAGGTCGGGGGTGAACTGGATGCGCCGGAAGGGCGGCAGATCCCGGCCCTCGCCGTCCTCCAGGGCCTCGCCCAGGGCCTTGGCCAGGGTCGTCTTGCCCGAGCCCGGATAGTCCTCCAGGAGCACGTGGCCGTCGGCCAGGAGCGCCACCATGACCAGGTCCACCACCTCGTCCCGGCCCAGCACCTGGAAGCGCATCCGCTCCCCCAGGCGGGCCAGGACGGACCGGGCGCGATCGAGGCCTTCGGGATCGGTGGGGAGCATGGCGGCTCCTTTCATCAGTGGACCCGGGCCCAGGCCAGGGGGTTCAGGAAGGAGAGGACGCGCAGGGCGGGGTGGGCGCCGGCGCGGAACTGGGATCGGGCCTCCCGGGCCAGGCGCAGGCAGTCCCGGGCCGGGGGCGTCCCCGGGGCTCCCAGGGCCCAGCGCAGGTGGAGGGCCGTGAGAGCGGCGAAGGCGGGGCTGCCCGCGCGGGCCGCGAAGGCCTCCCGGGATTCCCCCCGGGCGCGGGCGAGACCGTGGGCGCTGGCGGCGTCCAGGGCGGCCCGGTAGGCCAGGCGGGGCGCCTGGGCGGGGCCGCAGAGGGCGGGGGCGAAGCGTCGCCAGAGCTTCACGGCGTAGGCCGCGGGCAGGGCCAGCGCCGCGGCGGCGCCCAGGAGCAGGGCCAGGATCCGGGCCACGGCCGCGGGTTCGAAGGGGGGCCGGTCCAGGCCGGGAGGGGGCGGCGGCGGGGGCTTCTCGGACAGGGCCATCTCCCCCAGCATCTGCTGGAGGTCCTTGTCCGGGGCCTGCTGGGGCATCACTTCGCTGCGGGCCGGGGTGATGTCCAGGGGCGTCCAGCCGTAGCCCTGGAGGCGCACTTCGGGCCAGGCGTGGGCGTTGGAGGCCCGCAGCAGGAGGGAGGCGCCGCCGAAGCGGAAGGAGGGGTCGGCCGCGTAGCCCGCGGCCACCCGGGCCGGGACGCCCGCGGCGCGGTAGAGGAGGCAGGCCGCGTGGGCCAGGTAGACGCAGTGCCCCCGCAGGTCCCCGAAGAGGAAATCGGCCAGGGGGTCGGGGCTGGCCCCGTGGGTGGTGTCCAGGCTGTAGGTGGCGTTGGCGTCCAGCCACAGCTTGATGGCCAGGGCCCGGGCGAAGCGGTCCTCCCGGAACTCCGGGCGCAACGTCTCCAGGATCCGGCCGGCCAATTGCCCGTAGCGGGGATCCCCGGGCCCCTCGGTGTAGTGGGCGAAGGTGGCGGCGTCCCAGGCGGGGTCCCCCACGGGGGTGCCCACCAGGTCCTTGGGGTGGATGGCGCAGACCCGGGAGACCACG is a genomic window containing:
- a CDS encoding serine/threonine-protein kinase — encoded protein: MLRALAAVLVACAAFAAPFRPAPEEARFAEMLDRDHHPLEAREAAKAYLARHPDSWLACEVIGMVCLSTDGDLPRALYYFTRSRELLERAYGGAWGPGTPTGYYSSVLGFQASTQYRMERYQDALRTLDVHDRLFVKKRPVDHAWPLMKLGRDREARLKIDEAVAGGDPKDVANALNTLAAMEAESDRPEAAFATQMRIYDLEKAAGKDRDCTLIRNAADGAWHLGQTARAEQLLLEAADHFQAGTVTNPWGDLAGLYLEEQRLPEAMDAVKRMHQWAFHSRPLAAETHWSTRQILTGGLLLYCGATDEALAVARRVRERPDRHATGSARDGQREAGTQVFLYQALLDALARDGEELSYAPWKRRPGILARMAGHAVEAALARRRAGTLLMANPDRLGHSLRVLAPQAVAELPGGEVLLPRIAGPGVAEAEAGRLLGRTGPMAERERGFLLLALGAARLERGDARGALEALGAAEPALPAEYAVLHTQLLALRAKAQTLRGDRAGALVSLTGVLQRDGGELRRLGVSLPCHIQAVGPLAREAAGLLASSPRFTRDPAGFRVTVEAIAGGGLQGGLDSPQGTVLCRFQVPPGPDRDATVREFCRRFHHRAFGPRIDLSQQQIRSLEGSTLSAQSAEEQLKGILGN
- a CDS encoding AAA family ATPase, which encodes MLPTDPEGLDRARSVLARLGERMRFQVLGRDEVVDLVMVALLADGHVLLEDYPGSGKTTLAKALGEALEDGEGRDLPPFRRIQFTPDLLPSDITGVSVFEPGTGDFAFRPGPLFAHVVLADEINRTSPKVQAAMLEAMAEKQVTVDNVTRPLDELFFVIATQNPRDVAGTYPLPLPQLDRFLFKIRMDHISREAELQVLATRLARRAEPGGPPVTRAELLEARAQVETGVFVAEPVNHCLVDLARALRGHPQVVQGVSTRSLVLLVPALKAAAALRGRDFVSGEDVAWLAPLVFGHRMELGPGAPSPAEVVRACLAEPMEALSRATLRGRA